One Ahaetulla prasina isolate Xishuangbanna chromosome 1, ASM2864084v1, whole genome shotgun sequence DNA window includes the following coding sequences:
- the LOC131200950 gene encoding protein LDOC1-like, whose amino-acid sequence MTAQLQQQVALLSAQMAQLQAPASPPPRRRGHIAVPDKFDGTQAMFPAFMGQCQLFMSLKREDFPTDQDKVGFVLSLLSGSAARWATPLMVQDSPLLDHFRGFVIISD is encoded by the coding sequence ATGACTGCGCAGCTTCAGCAGCAAGTAGCTTTGTTATCTGCACAGATGGCTCAGCTCCAAGCTCcagcctctccccctccccgtAGAAGAGGTCATATTGCGGTGCCAGACAAGTTTGATGGTACTCAAGCCATGTTTCCTGCTTttatgggacagtgccagctttTTATGAGCCTGAAAAGGGAGGACTTTCCCACTGATCAGGATAAAGTGGGGTTTGTACTTAGTCTGCTTTCAGGCTCTGCAGCTCGCTGGGCCACGCCCCTGATGGTGCAGGATAGTCCTCTGTTGGATCATTTCAGGGGCTTTGTGATCATCTCTGACTGA